One region of Trichosurus vulpecula isolate mTriVul1 chromosome 1, mTriVul1.pri, whole genome shotgun sequence genomic DNA includes:
- the DNM2 gene encoding dynamin-2 isoform X5 — MGNRGMEELIPLVNKLQDAFSSIGQSCHLDLPQIAVVGGQSAGKSSVLENFVGRDFLPRGSGIVTRRPLILQLIFSKTEYAEFLHCKSKKFTDFDEVRQEIEAETDRVTGTNKGISPIPINLRVYSPHVLNLTLIDLPGITKVPVGDQPMDIEYQIRDMILQFISKESSLILAVTPANMDLANSDALKMAKEVDPQGLRTIGVITKLDLMDEGTDARDVLENKLLPLRRGYIGVVNRSQKDIDGKKDIRAALGAERKFFLSHPAYRHMADRMGTPHLQKTLNQQLTNHIRESLPALRSKLQSQLLSLEKEVEEYKNFRPDDPTRKTKALLQMVQQFGVDFEKRIEGSGDQVDTLELSGGARINRIFHERFPFELVKMEFDEKDLRREISYAIKNIHGVRTGLFTPDLAFEAIVKKQVVKLKEPCLKCVDLVIQELINTVRQCTSKLGSYPRLREETERIVTTYIREREGRTKDQILLLIDIELSYINTNHEDFIGFANAQQRSTQLNKKRAVPNQVIRKGWLTINNISLMKGGSKEYWFVLTAESLSWYKDEEEKEKKYMLPLDNLKIRDVEKGFMSTKHIFAIFNTEQRNVYKDLRQIELACDSQEDVDSWKASFLRAGVYPEKDQAENEDGAQENTFSMDPQLERQVETIRNLVDSYVRIINKSIRDLMPKTIMHLMINNTKAFIHSELLAYLYSSADQSSLMEESADQAQRREDMLRMYHALKEALNIIGDISTSTVSTPVPPPVDDTWLQSSSSRHSPTPQHRPPASVPPPGRPPAVRGPTPGPPLIPVPIGIAASFVAPPIPSRPGPQNVFTNNDPFSAPPQIPSRPARIPPGIPPGVPSRRPPAAPNRPTIIRPAEPSLLD, encoded by the exons agtaTGCGGAATTTTTGCACTGTAAGTCCAAGAAGTTTACGGACTTTGATGAAGTTCGCCAAGAGATTGAAGCAGAGACCGACAGGGTCACGGGGACCAATAAAGGCATTTCTCCTATCCCCATTAACTTACGAGTGTATTCACCACATG TATTGAATTTAACCTTAATTGACCTTCCGGGCATCACCAAGGTACCTGTTGGTGATCAGCCTATGGATATTGAATACCAGATCAGGGACATGATCCTGCAGTTCATTAGCAAAGAGAGCAGCTTGATTCTTGCAGTCACGCCAGCCAACATGGATCTAGCAAATTCAGATGCCCTCAAGATGGCCAAGGAAGTTGATCCTCAGG GCTTACGGACAATTGGTGTTATAACCAAGCTTGACCTGATGGATGAAGGCACAGATGCCAGAGATGTGCTTGAGAACAAGTTGCTCCCATTGAGAAGAG GTTATATTGGTGTGGTCAATCGGAGCCAAAAAGACATCGATGGGAAGAAGGATATCCGTGCAGCGCTCGGGGCGGAGAGGAAgttcttcctctctcacccagcaTATCGACACATGGCAGATCGAATGGGCACGCCCCACTTACAGAAGACCCTGAACCAG CAACTGACCAATCACATCCGAGAGTCTCTGCCTGCACTGCGCAGCAAGCTCCAGAGCCAGCTGCTGTccttggaaaaggaggtggaagAATATAAGAACTTCCGGCCTGATGATCCCACCCGGAAAACCAAAGCCCTGCTGCA GATGGTCCAGCAGTTTGGTGTGGACTTTGAAAAGAGAATTGAAGGCTCAGGAGACCAGGTGGACACATTGGAACTTTCTGGTGGTGCAAGGATTAATCGCATCTTTCACGAGAGGTTTCCATTTGAGCTTGTGAAG atGGAATTTGATGAGAAGGATTTGAGACGAGAAATTAGTTATGCAATTAAAAACATCCATGGAGTCAG GACGGGGCTCTTCACCCCCGACTTGGCATTCGAGGCCATTGTGAAAAAGCAGGTGGTGAAGCTGAAAGAGCCTTGTCTGAAATGTGTCGACCTGGTTATTCAGGAGTTAATCAATACAGTTAGGCAGTGTACCAGTAAG CTTGGCTCCTATCCCAGGTTacgagaagaaacagaaagaattgtCACCACTTACATCAGGGAGCGAGAAGGGAGAACAAAGGACCAG ATCCTTCTTCTGATCGACATTGAGCTATCATACATCAACACAAATCACGAGGACTTCATTGGCTTTGCAAA TGCCCAGCAGAGAAGCACTCAGCTGAACAAGAAAAGGGCCGTTCCAAATCAG GTGATTCGAAAGGGCTGGTTGACCATCAACAATATCAGCCTGATGAAAGGTGGTTCCAAGGAGTATTGGTTTGTGCTCACTGCAGAGTCCTTGTCGTGGTACAAGGATGAGGAG gaaaaagaaaagaagtacaTGCTGCCATTGGATAACCTCAAAATCCGAGATGTGGAAAAGGGCTTCATGTCCACCAAGCACATCTTTGCTATCTTCAACACAGAGCAGAG GAATGTCTATAAGGACCTACGGCAGATTGAGCTAGCCTGCGACTCCCAGGAAGATGTGGATAGTTGGAAAGCCTCTTTCCTCCGAGCAGGGGTCTATCCTGAGAAAGACCAG GCTGAGAATGAGGATGGGGCCCAAGAAAACACCTTCTCCATGGACCCTCAACTGGAACGCCAGGTGGAAACCATCCGAAACCTTGTTGATTCCTACGTGAGGATTATCAACAAGTCTATCCGTGACCTCATGCCAAAGACAATCATGCATCTCATGATCAACAAT ACCAAGGCCTTCATCCACTCAGAGCTACTGGCCTATCTCTACTCTTCTGCGGACCAGAGTAGCCTGATGGAGGAATCTGCGGACCAGGCCCAACGTCGAGAAGACATGCTGCGCATGTACCATGCCCTAAAGGAAGCGCTCAACATTATTGGGGACATCAGCACCAGCACTGTGTCCACCCCTGTGCCTCCACCCGTAGATGACACATGGCTCCAGAGTTCTAGCAGTAGGCACAG TCCCACACCTCAGCATCGGCCTCCTGCCAGCGTGCCTCCCCCAGGCAGGCCCCCTGCAGTCAGGGGCCCTACCCCGGGGCCACCTCTGATCCCTGTGCCTATAGGAATCGCTGCCTCCTTTGTGGCTCCCCCCATTCCCTCTCGGCCTGGACCTCAGAATGTCTTCACTAACAACGATCCCTTTTCAGCCCCACCTCAGATCCCGTCTCGGCCAGCACGCATTCCGCCTGGCATCCCCCCTGGTGTGCCCAG CAGAAGACCCCCTGCCGCACCGAACCGGCCAACCATTATTCGCCCGGCCGAACCATCATTGCTAGATTAA
- the DNM2 gene encoding dynamin-2 isoform X4: MGNRGMEELIPLVNKLQDAFSSIGQSCHLDLPQIAVVGGQSAGKSSVLENFVGRDFLPRGSGIVTRRPLILQLIFSKTEYAEFLHCKSKKFTDFDEVRQEIEAETDRVTGTNKGISPIPINLRVYSPHVLNLTLIDLPGITKVPVGDQPMDIEYQIRDMILQFISKESSLILAVTPANMDLANSDALKMAKEVDPQGLRTIGVITKLDLMDEGTDARDVLENKLLPLRRGYIGVVNRSQKDIDGKKDIRAALGAERKFFLSHPAYRHMADRMGTPHLQKTLNQQLTNHIRESLPALRSKLQSQLLSLEKEVEEYKNFRPDDPTRKTKALLQMVQQFGVDFEKRIEGSGDQVDTLELSGGARINRIFHERFPFELVKMEFDEKDLRREISYAIKNIHGVRTGLFTPDMAFEAIVKKQIVKLKEPSLKCVDLVVSELATVIKKCAEKLGSYPRLREETERIVTTYIREREGRTKDQILLLIDIELSYINTNHEDFIGFANAQQRSTQLNKKRAVPNQGEILVIRKGWLTINNISLMKGGSKEYWFVLTAESLSWYKDEEEKEKKYMLPLDNLKIRDVEKGFMSTKHIFAIFNTEQRNVYKDLRQIELACDSQEDVDSWKASFLRAGVYPEKDQAENEDGAQENTFSMDPQLERQVETIRNLVDSYVRIINKSIRDLMPKTIMHLMINNTKAFIHSELLAYLYSSADQSSLMEESADQAQRREDMLRMYHALKEALNIIGDISTSTVSTPVPPPVDDTWLQSSSSRHSPTPQHRPPASVPPPGRPPAVRGPTPGPPLIPVPIGIAASFVAPPIPSRPGPQNVFTNNDPFSAPPQIPSRPARIPPGIPPGVPRRPPAAPNRPTIIRPAEPSLLD, from the exons agtaTGCGGAATTTTTGCACTGTAAGTCCAAGAAGTTTACGGACTTTGATGAAGTTCGCCAAGAGATTGAAGCAGAGACCGACAGGGTCACGGGGACCAATAAAGGCATTTCTCCTATCCCCATTAACTTACGAGTGTATTCACCACATG TATTGAATTTAACCTTAATTGACCTTCCGGGCATCACCAAGGTACCTGTTGGTGATCAGCCTATGGATATTGAATACCAGATCAGGGACATGATCCTGCAGTTCATTAGCAAAGAGAGCAGCTTGATTCTTGCAGTCACGCCAGCCAACATGGATCTAGCAAATTCAGATGCCCTCAAGATGGCCAAGGAAGTTGATCCTCAGG GCTTACGGACAATTGGTGTTATAACCAAGCTTGACCTGATGGATGAAGGCACAGATGCCAGAGATGTGCTTGAGAACAAGTTGCTCCCATTGAGAAGAG GTTATATTGGTGTGGTCAATCGGAGCCAAAAAGACATCGATGGGAAGAAGGATATCCGTGCAGCGCTCGGGGCGGAGAGGAAgttcttcctctctcacccagcaTATCGACACATGGCAGATCGAATGGGCACGCCCCACTTACAGAAGACCCTGAACCAG CAACTGACCAATCACATCCGAGAGTCTCTGCCTGCACTGCGCAGCAAGCTCCAGAGCCAGCTGCTGTccttggaaaaggaggtggaagAATATAAGAACTTCCGGCCTGATGATCCCACCCGGAAAACCAAAGCCCTGCTGCA GATGGTCCAGCAGTTTGGTGTGGACTTTGAAAAGAGAATTGAAGGCTCAGGAGACCAGGTGGACACATTGGAACTTTCTGGTGGTGCAAGGATTAATCGCATCTTTCACGAGAGGTTTCCATTTGAGCTTGTGAAG atGGAATTTGATGAGAAGGATTTGAGACGAGAAATTAGTTATGCAATTAAAAACATCCATGGAGTCAG GACGGGTCTCTTCACCCCCGACATGGCCTTTGAAGCCATTGTGAAAAAACAGATTGTAAAGCTCAAAGAGCCGAGTTTGAAGTGTGTTGATCTGGTGGTCTCAGAGCTGGCCACCGTCATTAAAAAGTGTGCTGAGAAG CTTGGCTCCTATCCCAGGTTacgagaagaaacagaaagaattgtCACCACTTACATCAGGGAGCGAGAAGGGAGAACAAAGGACCAG ATCCTTCTTCTGATCGACATTGAGCTATCATACATCAACACAAATCACGAGGACTTCATTGGCTTTGCAAA TGCCCAGCAGAGAAGCACTCAGCTGAACAAGAAAAGGGCCGTTCCAAATCAG GGTGAGATTCTG GTGATTCGAAAGGGCTGGTTGACCATCAACAATATCAGCCTGATGAAAGGTGGTTCCAAGGAGTATTGGTTTGTGCTCACTGCAGAGTCCTTGTCGTGGTACAAGGATGAGGAG gaaaaagaaaagaagtacaTGCTGCCATTGGATAACCTCAAAATCCGAGATGTGGAAAAGGGCTTCATGTCCACCAAGCACATCTTTGCTATCTTCAACACAGAGCAGAG GAATGTCTATAAGGACCTACGGCAGATTGAGCTAGCCTGCGACTCCCAGGAAGATGTGGATAGTTGGAAAGCCTCTTTCCTCCGAGCAGGGGTCTATCCTGAGAAAGACCAG GCTGAGAATGAGGATGGGGCCCAAGAAAACACCTTCTCCATGGACCCTCAACTGGAACGCCAGGTGGAAACCATCCGAAACCTTGTTGATTCCTACGTGAGGATTATCAACAAGTCTATCCGTGACCTCATGCCAAAGACAATCATGCATCTCATGATCAACAAT ACCAAGGCCTTCATCCACTCAGAGCTACTGGCCTATCTCTACTCTTCTGCGGACCAGAGTAGCCTGATGGAGGAATCTGCGGACCAGGCCCAACGTCGAGAAGACATGCTGCGCATGTACCATGCCCTAAAGGAAGCGCTCAACATTATTGGGGACATCAGCACCAGCACTGTGTCCACCCCTGTGCCTCCACCCGTAGATGACACATGGCTCCAGAGTTCTAGCAGTAGGCACAG TCCCACACCTCAGCATCGGCCTCCTGCCAGCGTGCCTCCCCCAGGCAGGCCCCCTGCAGTCAGGGGCCCTACCCCGGGGCCACCTCTGATCCCTGTGCCTATAGGAATCGCTGCCTCCTTTGTGGCTCCCCCCATTCCCTCTCGGCCTGGACCTCAGAATGTCTTCACTAACAACGATCCCTTTTCAGCCCCACCTCAGATCCCGTCTCGGCCAGCACGCATTCCGCCTGGCATCCCCCCTGGTGTGCCCAG AAGACCCCCTGCCGCACCGAACCGGCCAACCATTATTCGCCCGGCCGAACCATCATTGCTAGATTAA
- the DNM2 gene encoding dynamin-2 isoform X7, whose amino-acid sequence MGNRGMEELIPLVNKLQDAFSSIGQSCHLDLPQIAVVGGQSAGKSSVLENFVGRDFLPRGSGIVTRRPLILQLIFSKTEYAEFLHCKSKKFTDFDEVRQEIEAETDRVTGTNKGISPIPINLRVYSPHVLNLTLIDLPGITKVPVGDQPMDIEYQIRDMILQFISKESSLILAVTPANMDLANSDALKMAKEVDPQGLRTIGVITKLDLMDEGTDARDVLENKLLPLRRGYIGVVNRSQKDIDGKKDIRAALGAERKFFLSHPAYRHMADRMGTPHLQKTLNQQLTNHIRESLPALRSKLQSQLLSLEKEVEEYKNFRPDDPTRKTKALLQMVQQFGVDFEKRIEGSGDQVDTLELSGGARINRIFHERFPFELVKMEFDEKDLRREISYAIKNIHGVRTGLFTPDMAFEAIVKKQIVKLKEPSLKCVDLVVSELATVIKKCAEKLGSYPRLREETERIVTTYIREREGRTKDQILLLIDIELSYINTNHEDFIGFANAQQRSTQLNKKRAVPNQVIRKGWLTINNISLMKGGSKEYWFVLTAESLSWYKDEEEKEKKYMLPLDNLKIRDVEKGFMSTKHIFAIFNTEQRNVYKDLRQIELACDSQEDVDSWKASFLRAGVYPEKDQAENEDGAQENTFSMDPQLERQVETIRNLVDSYVRIINKSIRDLMPKTIMHLMINNTKAFIHSELLAYLYSSADQSSLMEESADQAQRREDMLRMYHALKEALNIIGDISTSTVSTPVPPPVDDTWLQSSSSRHSPTPQHRPPASVPPPGRPPAVRGPTPGPPLIPVPIGIAASFVAPPIPSRPGPQNVFTNNDPFSAPPQIPSRPARIPPGIPPGVPRRPPAAPNRPTIIRPAEPSLLD is encoded by the exons agtaTGCGGAATTTTTGCACTGTAAGTCCAAGAAGTTTACGGACTTTGATGAAGTTCGCCAAGAGATTGAAGCAGAGACCGACAGGGTCACGGGGACCAATAAAGGCATTTCTCCTATCCCCATTAACTTACGAGTGTATTCACCACATG TATTGAATTTAACCTTAATTGACCTTCCGGGCATCACCAAGGTACCTGTTGGTGATCAGCCTATGGATATTGAATACCAGATCAGGGACATGATCCTGCAGTTCATTAGCAAAGAGAGCAGCTTGATTCTTGCAGTCACGCCAGCCAACATGGATCTAGCAAATTCAGATGCCCTCAAGATGGCCAAGGAAGTTGATCCTCAGG GCTTACGGACAATTGGTGTTATAACCAAGCTTGACCTGATGGATGAAGGCACAGATGCCAGAGATGTGCTTGAGAACAAGTTGCTCCCATTGAGAAGAG GTTATATTGGTGTGGTCAATCGGAGCCAAAAAGACATCGATGGGAAGAAGGATATCCGTGCAGCGCTCGGGGCGGAGAGGAAgttcttcctctctcacccagcaTATCGACACATGGCAGATCGAATGGGCACGCCCCACTTACAGAAGACCCTGAACCAG CAACTGACCAATCACATCCGAGAGTCTCTGCCTGCACTGCGCAGCAAGCTCCAGAGCCAGCTGCTGTccttggaaaaggaggtggaagAATATAAGAACTTCCGGCCTGATGATCCCACCCGGAAAACCAAAGCCCTGCTGCA GATGGTCCAGCAGTTTGGTGTGGACTTTGAAAAGAGAATTGAAGGCTCAGGAGACCAGGTGGACACATTGGAACTTTCTGGTGGTGCAAGGATTAATCGCATCTTTCACGAGAGGTTTCCATTTGAGCTTGTGAAG atGGAATTTGATGAGAAGGATTTGAGACGAGAAATTAGTTATGCAATTAAAAACATCCATGGAGTCAG GACGGGTCTCTTCACCCCCGACATGGCCTTTGAAGCCATTGTGAAAAAACAGATTGTAAAGCTCAAAGAGCCGAGTTTGAAGTGTGTTGATCTGGTGGTCTCAGAGCTGGCCACCGTCATTAAAAAGTGTGCTGAGAAG CTTGGCTCCTATCCCAGGTTacgagaagaaacagaaagaattgtCACCACTTACATCAGGGAGCGAGAAGGGAGAACAAAGGACCAG ATCCTTCTTCTGATCGACATTGAGCTATCATACATCAACACAAATCACGAGGACTTCATTGGCTTTGCAAA TGCCCAGCAGAGAAGCACTCAGCTGAACAAGAAAAGGGCCGTTCCAAATCAG GTGATTCGAAAGGGCTGGTTGACCATCAACAATATCAGCCTGATGAAAGGTGGTTCCAAGGAGTATTGGTTTGTGCTCACTGCAGAGTCCTTGTCGTGGTACAAGGATGAGGAG gaaaaagaaaagaagtacaTGCTGCCATTGGATAACCTCAAAATCCGAGATGTGGAAAAGGGCTTCATGTCCACCAAGCACATCTTTGCTATCTTCAACACAGAGCAGAG GAATGTCTATAAGGACCTACGGCAGATTGAGCTAGCCTGCGACTCCCAGGAAGATGTGGATAGTTGGAAAGCCTCTTTCCTCCGAGCAGGGGTCTATCCTGAGAAAGACCAG GCTGAGAATGAGGATGGGGCCCAAGAAAACACCTTCTCCATGGACCCTCAACTGGAACGCCAGGTGGAAACCATCCGAAACCTTGTTGATTCCTACGTGAGGATTATCAACAAGTCTATCCGTGACCTCATGCCAAAGACAATCATGCATCTCATGATCAACAAT ACCAAGGCCTTCATCCACTCAGAGCTACTGGCCTATCTCTACTCTTCTGCGGACCAGAGTAGCCTGATGGAGGAATCTGCGGACCAGGCCCAACGTCGAGAAGACATGCTGCGCATGTACCATGCCCTAAAGGAAGCGCTCAACATTATTGGGGACATCAGCACCAGCACTGTGTCCACCCCTGTGCCTCCACCCGTAGATGACACATGGCTCCAGAGTTCTAGCAGTAGGCACAG TCCCACACCTCAGCATCGGCCTCCTGCCAGCGTGCCTCCCCCAGGCAGGCCCCCTGCAGTCAGGGGCCCTACCCCGGGGCCACCTCTGATCCCTGTGCCTATAGGAATCGCTGCCTCCTTTGTGGCTCCCCCCATTCCCTCTCGGCCTGGACCTCAGAATGTCTTCACTAACAACGATCCCTTTTCAGCCCCACCTCAGATCCCGTCTCGGCCAGCACGCATTCCGCCTGGCATCCCCCCTGGTGTGCCCAG AAGACCCCCTGCCGCACCGAACCGGCCAACCATTATTCGCCCGGCCGAACCATCATTGCTAGATTAA
- the DNM2 gene encoding dynamin-2 isoform X1, which translates to MGNRGMEELIPLVNKLQDAFSSIGQSCHLDLPQIAVVGGQSAGKSSVLENFVGRDFLPRGSGIVTRRPLILQLIFSKTEYAEFLHCKSKKFTDFDEVRQEIEAETDRVTGTNKGISPIPINLRVYSPHVLNLTLIDLPGITKVPVGDQPMDIEYQIRDMILQFISKESSLILAVTPANMDLANSDALKMAKEVDPQGLRTIGVITKLDLMDEGTDARDVLENKLLPLRRGYIGVVNRSQKDIDGKKDIRAALGAERKFFLSHPAYRHMADRMGTPHLQKTLNQQLTNHIRESLPALRSKLQSQLLSLEKEVEEYKNFRPDDPTRKTKALLQMVQQFGVDFEKRIEGSGDQVDTLELSGGARINRIFHERFPFELVKMEFDEKDLRREISYAIKNIHGVRTGLFTPDLAFEAIVKKQVVKLKEPCLKCVDLVIQELINTVRQCTSKLGSYPRLREETERIVTTYIREREGRTKDQILLLIDIELSYINTNHEDFIGFANAQQRSTQLNKKRAVPNQGEILVIRKGWLTINNISLMKGGSKEYWFVLTAESLSWYKDEEEKEKKYMLPLDNLKIRDVEKGFMSTKHIFAIFNTEQRNVYKDLRQIELACDSQEDVDSWKASFLRAGVYPEKDQAENEDGAQENTFSMDPQLERQVETIRNLVDSYVRIINKSIRDLMPKTIMHLMINNTKAFIHSELLAYLYSSADQSSLMEESADQAQRREDMLRMYHALKEALNIIGDISTSTVSTPVPPPVDDTWLQSSSSRHSPTPQHRPPASVPPPGRPPAVRGPTPGPPLIPVPIGIAASFVAPPIPSRPGPQNVFTNNDPFSAPPQIPSRPARIPPGIPPGVPSRRPPAAPNRPTIIRPAEPSLLD; encoded by the exons agtaTGCGGAATTTTTGCACTGTAAGTCCAAGAAGTTTACGGACTTTGATGAAGTTCGCCAAGAGATTGAAGCAGAGACCGACAGGGTCACGGGGACCAATAAAGGCATTTCTCCTATCCCCATTAACTTACGAGTGTATTCACCACATG TATTGAATTTAACCTTAATTGACCTTCCGGGCATCACCAAGGTACCTGTTGGTGATCAGCCTATGGATATTGAATACCAGATCAGGGACATGATCCTGCAGTTCATTAGCAAAGAGAGCAGCTTGATTCTTGCAGTCACGCCAGCCAACATGGATCTAGCAAATTCAGATGCCCTCAAGATGGCCAAGGAAGTTGATCCTCAGG GCTTACGGACAATTGGTGTTATAACCAAGCTTGACCTGATGGATGAAGGCACAGATGCCAGAGATGTGCTTGAGAACAAGTTGCTCCCATTGAGAAGAG GTTATATTGGTGTGGTCAATCGGAGCCAAAAAGACATCGATGGGAAGAAGGATATCCGTGCAGCGCTCGGGGCGGAGAGGAAgttcttcctctctcacccagcaTATCGACACATGGCAGATCGAATGGGCACGCCCCACTTACAGAAGACCCTGAACCAG CAACTGACCAATCACATCCGAGAGTCTCTGCCTGCACTGCGCAGCAAGCTCCAGAGCCAGCTGCTGTccttggaaaaggaggtggaagAATATAAGAACTTCCGGCCTGATGATCCCACCCGGAAAACCAAAGCCCTGCTGCA GATGGTCCAGCAGTTTGGTGTGGACTTTGAAAAGAGAATTGAAGGCTCAGGAGACCAGGTGGACACATTGGAACTTTCTGGTGGTGCAAGGATTAATCGCATCTTTCACGAGAGGTTTCCATTTGAGCTTGTGAAG atGGAATTTGATGAGAAGGATTTGAGACGAGAAATTAGTTATGCAATTAAAAACATCCATGGAGTCAG GACGGGGCTCTTCACCCCCGACTTGGCATTCGAGGCCATTGTGAAAAAGCAGGTGGTGAAGCTGAAAGAGCCTTGTCTGAAATGTGTCGACCTGGTTATTCAGGAGTTAATCAATACAGTTAGGCAGTGTACCAGTAAG CTTGGCTCCTATCCCAGGTTacgagaagaaacagaaagaattgtCACCACTTACATCAGGGAGCGAGAAGGGAGAACAAAGGACCAG ATCCTTCTTCTGATCGACATTGAGCTATCATACATCAACACAAATCACGAGGACTTCATTGGCTTTGCAAA TGCCCAGCAGAGAAGCACTCAGCTGAACAAGAAAAGGGCCGTTCCAAATCAG GGTGAGATTCTG GTGATTCGAAAGGGCTGGTTGACCATCAACAATATCAGCCTGATGAAAGGTGGTTCCAAGGAGTATTGGTTTGTGCTCACTGCAGAGTCCTTGTCGTGGTACAAGGATGAGGAG gaaaaagaaaagaagtacaTGCTGCCATTGGATAACCTCAAAATCCGAGATGTGGAAAAGGGCTTCATGTCCACCAAGCACATCTTTGCTATCTTCAACACAGAGCAGAG GAATGTCTATAAGGACCTACGGCAGATTGAGCTAGCCTGCGACTCCCAGGAAGATGTGGATAGTTGGAAAGCCTCTTTCCTCCGAGCAGGGGTCTATCCTGAGAAAGACCAG GCTGAGAATGAGGATGGGGCCCAAGAAAACACCTTCTCCATGGACCCTCAACTGGAACGCCAGGTGGAAACCATCCGAAACCTTGTTGATTCCTACGTGAGGATTATCAACAAGTCTATCCGTGACCTCATGCCAAAGACAATCATGCATCTCATGATCAACAAT ACCAAGGCCTTCATCCACTCAGAGCTACTGGCCTATCTCTACTCTTCTGCGGACCAGAGTAGCCTGATGGAGGAATCTGCGGACCAGGCCCAACGTCGAGAAGACATGCTGCGCATGTACCATGCCCTAAAGGAAGCGCTCAACATTATTGGGGACATCAGCACCAGCACTGTGTCCACCCCTGTGCCTCCACCCGTAGATGACACATGGCTCCAGAGTTCTAGCAGTAGGCACAG TCCCACACCTCAGCATCGGCCTCCTGCCAGCGTGCCTCCCCCAGGCAGGCCCCCTGCAGTCAGGGGCCCTACCCCGGGGCCACCTCTGATCCCTGTGCCTATAGGAATCGCTGCCTCCTTTGTGGCTCCCCCCATTCCCTCTCGGCCTGGACCTCAGAATGTCTTCACTAACAACGATCCCTTTTCAGCCCCACCTCAGATCCCGTCTCGGCCAGCACGCATTCCGCCTGGCATCCCCCCTGGTGTGCCCAG CAGAAGACCCCCTGCCGCACCGAACCGGCCAACCATTATTCGCCCGGCCGAACCATCATTGCTAGATTAA